The genomic window CATTATTATTCATTCATCAATATTCATTCATTACTAAACAAAAACCTTATGGAAGATTTTTTTAGTGCGGCCTCAGGAGGTCTCTTTGAAGGAATTCTGGCAGTAATCTCTTTTTTCATTCTGCTGGCCATCCTCAAAGCATTTATCAAAGTGGCCCCGCCCGATAAGCTACTGGTTATCACCGGGCGAAAAAGGAAGGAGAACGACAAGACTTTTGGTTTTAGCGTTGAGCGCGGCAGAAGCAGTGTTATCCCTTATTTTCAGAGCGATCAGCACCTCGATTTAAGGGTGCTCCCCATCAATGTGCAGGTGGATGGCGTCAACTCGGCCAACGGCATTACCGTGGGCGCCGATGCCACGGCCTGTGTCTGCATCGACGACGACAACACAGCCATGCTGTACTCCGCGGTGGAAAGGCTTATGGGGAAAGACATCGACGAGCTGCAGGAACAAGTGAGGCAAACCCTAATAGGAAACTTTAGGGGCGCATTGAACAAGGCCACGCCTTTGGAAGCCATAGGCATGCAGGAGAGCTTGCACAGCGACGAATCCGCGGACGAGGAAGAGAGCGCGAGCGATGGCGACAGAGCCCAATTCCGGAATGCCCTTTTGGTAGATATAAACAGCGATTTGGCCAGCTTTGGAATGAAGGTGGTATCCGTGTCGTTGCAAAAGATTTGGGACAGCTCAAACTATATCGGCAACCTTGCCCAGAAAACACTGGCCGAAAAACGCCAGGAAGTAGAAATTGAAGAGGCCAGGTTACGGGCCATTGCCGAGAAATCGGAATCGGATGCCAATCGCAGGGTAGAACTGGCCAAAGCCAAGGCCGACGAACAGATTATCAATTCGCGCGAGAAGTTGGAATTGTACAAGCGCGAGAGCGAAGCTACTATTACCCAAGCCCAGTTCGAAGCGCAAAACAAAATTGAAGCGGCCCGTAACAAAGGACTAAAGCGTATTGAGGAACTGAACACCGAACTGAACAAACTGAAAAACGAAACCGACATTATCATCAAAGAGACTGCCCAAAATAAGGCGGCCGACATATTGAGCCAGGGCGACAAGGAATCGGTGATAATAATTGAAAATGCAAAAAATAGTATTTTGAGTAAAAAGATGGAGGTAATAACCCAAGCCAAAGAGATAGGCTCCTCGGTACTGTTCCTGCAACAACAACTCCCCCACCTTTACGATGCCTTTAAAAAGTACTCCTCCGAAATATCCGTGGATTCGTTTGTGCTCATGGACAAAGACAAAGGATTTAGCAGCGCCGTAAACAGGGGACCCGAATCGTTTGTGGGCTTCCTGGGCGAATTTGAGAAAGTGACCGGTATTGCCGTAAAAGATTTTTTTGCAACTAAAAAACAGGAGGCTTTAAAATGATTGTATTTGTAAGTGTATTTTTAGGATTGATAATACTCACCCTTTTGGTGCAGGTTATCTCCAACATGCGTATTGTGGGTGGTAACGAATTGGGCATCATATCGGGTGTGGCCGGCAAAAAAGGTTTTCAGATGATAAGCGGGGGCAGGATTTTTACTATTCCGCTGCTGCACCGTTTTGCCAAAATGGACCTGACCCCCCACACCATTGAGGTGGTGGTTGATTCGGCCATAGCCGAGGGCGTGGTGCCACTCAACGTTAAAGCCACCGTTAGTTTTGCCATTGCCTCCAACCAGGCGGGGCGCAGCCTGGCGGCCATCCGCATACTGCACATGGTGGAACGCGAAGATGAACTGAAACAGCTGGCCAGCAACATCATTGAAGGCCACCTGCGCGATTCCATCGCCACCATGACCCCTATCCAGGTGATGCAGGACAAGGATACCCTGGTGGCCAAAATGATTAACGTGTGTAAAAGCGACCTGGAGAACATAGGCCTGGAAATTACCACCATGAACATTGCCGATGTAGACGACCACCGGCTGGCAGGGGTTGAGGAACCCGATTTGTACATCGCCCTGCTTAAACGCGTGCAAACGGTAAACGCCGAAACGAAAGCCCGCAAAGCCATTGCCGAATCCAGAGCCAATGCCGTGGAACAGGAAGAAGCCCGCAAAGCAGAAGTAGGGGTGCGAAATATCGAGAACCAATACGATCAGTTGGTGGCCGAAACCAAGGTGCGCATCATGAAGGAGAAGCAATTGGAGAAAGTGGGTATAGAGAAGGTGTTTCAGGACATGAAGGCACAAGAAGCTGTACTCCTTTCGGAAATTGAGGCCGAGCGTCAAAAACTTGAAATGCTGAGCCATAAGTATGAGGCCGAGATAGTGACCCCCGCACTGGCACAAAAAGAACAGATGATATTGCAGGCCAAGCAACAAACATTCTCGTTCCTGGGTAAAGCCGAGGGCGAAATTGAAGAACTCAAAGAGACCATCGATATTGTGAGTAAAAACCCGGAATCGGGCAATACCATTTATCTGATCGAGAACTTTGAAAGTTTGATTCGTCCTTTTGCCGAAACACTGAATTATTTCCCGGCGAAAAACATATCCGTCATCACAGGCATCGAAGGCAAGCATGAGCCCATATCGGCCATACACCCCAATGCCATAGAGGAGATGAAGAACAATCTTATAAATAGCGCTACCGCAGGAGCTGTAAGTTCAAACAAAGTATCCAGCCCACCGTCAGATATTGAGAACTAAGCATACCGCAAAAAACTTCATCTAATCATAAGAGCCGTTCATTTTTTTTGAACGGCTTTTTTTTACACATTATTCCTTTAATTTACACAATAGAACAAAACAGGCAATACTTTTAAAGAAGTTTTTTATAGTATAACAAGCTTTCAATCGGCTACTTGTATACAGTTAACCAATTCAGTGTACAATTAGGCACAAAGCTTGTAATTTTAACTATCGAACCTAAAAACAAAAGATATGAAAACGCTATTAGCCATTATTAATGAACCAAAAGAGTCAAAGGGATTTATACGATATGTTGCCCAAATGGCAACTAACTTAAAGGTTAATGTACATGTTTTATATGCCTACTCACGAGTAGAATATCCATTAAACGTTACCGCCAATAATATGGGTCAAGCTTCCCTGGAAATTCATAAAACCATGGAAGAATTTCTGGAAAACTCAAAAACAATTTTGCAACGCTATATGAACGAGCTAAGTGCTGAAGTCTCTAACAACGTATTTACCGGCATCACCGTTGAAATAGGAGGCACCGAAGTAAGTGCCGAAAAAGTAATAAACGACAAAAATATAGAAATGGCCGTTATCGAAAGTCGTGCGGAGGCAAGCTTCTGGTCGCAAACAAGCAGCAACATGGACTTAATTAGGGAGCTGAAATGCCCGGTATGGATTATCCCGAAAGGTGATGTTTATAGACCGATAAAAAATATTGTTTATGCCACTGATTATAACGAAGAAGATGTGAGCAACCTCTCAAAACTCATTCACCTTTTCCCACACCTAATGCCTAACATAACCGCCTTACACATTACAGATAGCGGCGATTTTAACAACAGGATAAAAAAAGCGGGTTTTAAAGAGATGATACAGGAAAAACTACCTTATGCTAATCTTATTGTTAAAGCGATACACCGTGAAAACGACGATGATGTAGCTCAACTGCTGGCTGATTTTGCAGAAACAAATCAGACCGATTTGGCTGTTGTGCTTAAACAAAATAAATCGTTTTTTGCACGTTTATTTAAGGAAAATCACACCAAAGAAATACTTGAAAAATCGGAAATCCCTGTGTTGGTGTTTCACGAAACGAAGTAAACTATTTAAAAATCAATATCATGGACAAGAATAAATTAATTGCCGAAACAAAACAAAGGATTGATGAAATCAATCGTAAGTTAAAAGAAATACAAGATGGCCTGAACGGGCAACACAACGATCCACTCCGCACAGTGGAAGAATCCACTTTAAAGGATCTGCATACACTGCGGGATGAACTGCAGGCGCAATATGTACGCTTATCATCGTCATCGGAAAAAATGGGACAGCGCGATTACGACCAGATGGAAAAAAATATCTACAACAGTTTACAATCGTTTAACGACGCTTTTACCAATGCCGGCTCTATATTTACACGCAGATTTAAACGACCAGAATAACCCAACACCGCACCTAAACATATTGGCAACAGGATGATGGTTATCCCATCAATAACAAACCGGTTCACAATCATTTTGAATCGGTTTTTGTGTGTTGCTGGTCGTGATTTTGTGCCATTATATCGGCCAAAGATTTCCCTCCTTTTATGCCAAAATCGATGGTGCGAATAGGGAATGTAATGGTGATATCGTTTTCGTCAAAAGCCTTTTTTATATTCTTTATTCCTTGGCTCAAGGCAGCTAAATACTCCAGGAAATTATGTGGCGAATAAATTACCCAGTACCTAACGGTAAAAACAATGGCACTATCCCCAAACTCCTTAAAATATAAATCTACCGGTTTTACTTTTTTCAAATTCGATAACTTTTTTATTGCTGTCAAGGCCACCTCTTCTACCTTTTCCAGGTCGTCGCCGTACGAAACACCTACATCCAGATCTACTCTGCGTTCCCCATTGATGCTATAATGTGTATATTTCTCCTGCACAATCAAACGATTCGGTATAATAACATCCTGCCCCTGAAAAGTTTTAACAGTGGTGGCACGTAAACCTATTTTCTTAACCGCCCCATGCGCATCCTGATATTTGATAATATCATTCATATTAATGGGACTTTTAATAGCCAGGTAAATACCTGCTATAAAGTTGGCCGCAATATCTTTAAAAGCAAAACCCAAGGCGAGTCCAACAATACCTAACCCGGCCAACAAAGAAGTTACGGTTTTATCCAGGTTTAATATACGCAGGGCAATAAAAAATCCAAAGGCAAAAACAACCATCACGGCCACCGTTGAAGTAAGCCTGTTGATGGCTTCGTTTTTGGTGATGCGACGCATAACTTTGTACACGAAACGGCGAATTAACTTTGCCACAAGTGCCGTTGCTAACATTACCAAAGTAGCTACAACAAAGTTGGGCAGCATGGAAACAAAGGTGTCTACCCAGCTTTTAACTTTATCTATCACCAAATCAACACTTACCTGAAAATTACTCGTTATTTCATCAAACATAGGCCTCTATATTTCGTTTTTGAATTCACACTTTTTAGTTTGGGTACTCCTGGGTTCGACTAATCACGCACAGCACCATCACAAATGTAAAAACTTAAACATTCCTCTTTTCCGTTGCTCAATTTACTGAAATATTATCTCAAGCTAAAAAAAACATGCAGGTTCTTTGCGTGCCTGGCAATGCGTAGTTAACATCTCCACAAAATTATCTATCCATTCGTTTTTAAATACCCGGGCCTGTGTAGGGCATCTTTTAACGCAAGCGCAGCACCAAATGCATTCCTCTTTTTTGGTTAGCACCTCCGCACTAACCGTAATGGCATCAGCAGGACATACCTCGCCACAAATGCCGCACAGTATGCAATCATCCACAAGGGTTTCGGGCGATAATAAGGGTATGGCCGGATGTTCCTTAAACGGATAATTTCCCGGCAAACGACTTCTGTGGAGCATTTTATAAGAGGTAGATTCCTGTATCTTTATTTTGATTTCC from Saccharicrinis carchari includes these protein-coding regions:
- a CDS encoding SPFH domain-containing protein — protein: MEDFFSAASGGLFEGILAVISFFILLAILKAFIKVAPPDKLLVITGRKRKENDKTFGFSVERGRSSVIPYFQSDQHLDLRVLPINVQVDGVNSANGITVGADATACVCIDDDNTAMLYSAVERLMGKDIDELQEQVRQTLIGNFRGALNKATPLEAIGMQESLHSDESADEEESASDGDRAQFRNALLVDINSDLASFGMKVVSVSLQKIWDSSNYIGNLAQKTLAEKRQEVEIEEARLRAIAEKSESDANRRVELAKAKADEQIINSREKLELYKRESEATITQAQFEAQNKIEAARNKGLKRIEELNTELNKLKNETDIIIKETAQNKAADILSQGDKESVIIIENAKNSILSKKMEVITQAKEIGSSVLFLQQQLPHLYDAFKKYSSEISVDSFVLMDKDKGFSSAVNRGPESFVGFLGEFEKVTGIAVKDFFATKKQEALK
- a CDS encoding SPFH domain-containing protein produces the protein MIVFVSVFLGLIILTLLVQVISNMRIVGGNELGIISGVAGKKGFQMISGGRIFTIPLLHRFAKMDLTPHTIEVVVDSAIAEGVVPLNVKATVSFAIASNQAGRSLAAIRILHMVEREDELKQLASNIIEGHLRDSIATMTPIQVMQDKDTLVAKMINVCKSDLENIGLEITTMNIADVDDHRLAGVEEPDLYIALLKRVQTVNAETKARKAIAESRANAVEQEEARKAEVGVRNIENQYDQLVAETKVRIMKEKQLEKVGIEKVFQDMKAQEAVLLSEIEAERQKLEMLSHKYEAEIVTPALAQKEQMILQAKQQTFSFLGKAEGEIEELKETIDIVSKNPESGNTIYLIENFESLIRPFAETLNYFPAKNISVITGIEGKHEPISAIHPNAIEEMKNNLINSATAGAVSSNKVSSPPSDIEN
- a CDS encoding universal stress protein gives rise to the protein MKTLLAIINEPKESKGFIRYVAQMATNLKVNVHVLYAYSRVEYPLNVTANNMGQASLEIHKTMEEFLENSKTILQRYMNELSAEVSNNVFTGITVEIGGTEVSAEKVINDKNIEMAVIESRAEASFWSQTSSNMDLIRELKCPVWIIPKGDVYRPIKNIVYATDYNEEDVSNLSKLIHLFPHLMPNITALHITDSGDFNNRIKKAGFKEMIQEKLPYANLIVKAIHRENDDDVAQLLADFAETNQTDLAVVLKQNKSFFARLFKENHTKEILEKSEIPVLVFHETK
- a CDS encoding mechanosensitive ion channel family protein, whose product is MFDEITSNFQVSVDLVIDKVKSWVDTFVSMLPNFVVATLVMLATALVAKLIRRFVYKVMRRITKNEAINRLTSTVAVMVVFAFGFFIALRILNLDKTVTSLLAGLGIVGLALGFAFKDIAANFIAGIYLAIKSPINMNDIIKYQDAHGAVKKIGLRATTVKTFQGQDVIIPNRLIVQEKYTHYSINGERRVDLDVGVSYGDDLEKVEEVALTAIKKLSNLKKVKPVDLYFKEFGDSAIVFTVRYWVIYSPHNFLEYLAALSQGIKNIKKAFDENDITITFPIRTIDFGIKGGKSLADIMAQNHDQQHTKTDSK